In Seriola aureovittata isolate HTS-2021-v1 ecotype China chromosome 17, ASM2101889v1, whole genome shotgun sequence, a genomic segment contains:
- the pvalb6 gene encoding parvalbumin 6 has product MAMSSILNADDIKKALDAFAVADSFDHKKFFEMVGLKAKSCDDVKKVFTVLDADNSGFIEEEELKFVLKGFAKDGRDLTDKETKAFLRAADKDGDGKIGVDEFAALVKE; this is encoded by the exons ATGGCAATGAGCAGCATCCTCAACGCTGATGACATCAAAAAAGCTTTAGATGCATTTGCAG ttgCTGACTCCTTTGACCATAAGAAGTTTTTTGAGATGGTGGGTCTGAAGGCCAAGTCTTGTGATGATGTGAAGAAGGTCTTCACGGTGCTGGACGCCGACAACAGCGGCTtcatagaggaggaggagctcaa ATTCGTGCTGAAGGGTTTTGCCAAAGACGGCAGGGACCTGACGGACAAAGAAACCAAAGCTTTTTTAAGAGCAGCCGACAAGGACGGAGACGGCAAGATCGGAGTCGATG